In Papaver somniferum cultivar HN1 chromosome 1, ASM357369v1, whole genome shotgun sequence, a genomic segment contains:
- the LOC113352159 gene encoding uncharacterized protein LOC113352159: MVFLSETKLSSEASTTRVDQFGFENSCVVSSIGRSGGLWLLWRNSINLEVISSSPNLIHVVIHNDGPRQSWHLFCIYGPPRLSDRASFWENISSQVQDFNGSKCFIGDFNAITSSQDKYGGLHVIESTISYFNSFIHQNHLIDLGFSGPAYTWSNGRNLDALIRQRLDMVMAYPEWCISHHISGVLHLPRLASDHAPILLNTERSIPTAAPHYKFEAYWISHPDFLEKVEECWSQNPEDTLQDKLQKLSSFLQNWSRTKIGCVRHHISFHLNEYLVMEATYWDQRMKQKWAKYGDRNTRHFHLQPDVEAVPKLRDDKIQKISQQENEDIAKIPTAEEIWVVLVKMGLYTSPGPDGYSPIFYKKCWSTVLNDVVNLIKSIFQYVEFPELFNHTHISMIPKIKNPTSPSDYRPIALCNVLYKVVGKLLSNRIKPFLDNFISWSQTAFVPGRQILDNIVIAKELLHSMNNSTATDGHFALKVDMAKAYDRVNWKFLADMLILMGIHGHSLSLIMKCGLSILMNQYEQQGLYQGYQINRYALMVTHLMFADDLFFFGENSRINIMHLKEILKQYSDLSGKLINFNKSAIHFSKGNSKFRDNSLVLKK, translated from the exons ATGGTATTTCTTTCTGAAACAAAGTTATCTTCCGAAGCTTCTACAACCAGAGTTGatcaatttggttttgaaaattcctgtGTGGTTAGTTCAATAGGCAGAAGTGGTGGTTTATGGTTACTTTGGAGGAATTCCATCAATCTTGAAGTGATTTCTTCTTCCCCCAATCTCATTCATGTCGTTATCCATAACGATGGACCAAGACAATCCTGGCATCTTTTTTGCATCTACGGTCCACCGAGATTATCTGATAGGGCTTCTTTTTGGGAGAATATATCTTCTCAGGTTCAGGATTTTAATGGCAGTAAGTGTTTTATAGGAGATTTCAATGCAATCACGTCTAGTCAGGATAAATATGGAGGTCTGCATGTGATCGAATCAACTATCTCttatttcaattcattcattcatcaaAATCATTTAATTGATTTAGGCTTTAGTGGTCCGGCTTACACATGGAGCAATGGTCGTAATCTGGATGCTTTAATTCGACAACGTCTTGACATGGTAATGGCTTATCCAGAATGGTGTATTTCTCATCACATTTCGGGTGTTCTTCATCTTCCTAGATTAGCAAGTGATCATGCACCAATACTTTTAAACACTGAAAGAAGTATTCCCACAGCTGCACCACATTACAAATTTGAAGCATATTGGATCTCGCACCCAGATTTTTTGGAGAAAGTTGAGGAGTGTTGGTCTCAAAATCCTGAAGATACCTTACAAGATAAACTTCAGAAGTTAAGTTCCTTCTTACAAAATTGGAGTAGAACAAAGATTGGATGTGTACGACATCATATTAGTTTTC ATTTGAATGAGTATTTGGTTATGGAAGCCACGTACTGGGATCAAAGGATGAAGCAAAAGTGGGCTAAATATGGAGACAGAAATACACGCCATTTTCACTT GCAACCAGATGTTGAAGCAGTACCAAAGTTAAGGGATGATAAAATACAGAAAATATCTCAACAGGAAAATGAAGATATTGCAAAAATTCCTACGGCGGAAGAAATATGGGTTGTACTTGTCAAAATGGGATTGTATACTTCCCCTGGTCCAGATGGATACTCTCCAATCTTCTATAAAAAGTGTTGGTCTACTGTATTAAATGATGTTGTCAATTTAATAAAATCCATCTTTCAGTATGTTGAGTTTCCTGAGTTATTCAATCATACACATATTTCTAtgattccaaaaatcaaaaatccaaCAAGTCCGAGTGATTACAGGCCAATTGCACTCTGCAATGTGCTGTATAAAGTGGTAGGGAAGTTACTTTCCAACAGAATCAAGCCTTTTCTTGATAACTTCATTTCTTGGTCTCAAACTGCATTCGTTCCGGGAAGACAAATTCTCGACAACATAGTTATTGCAAAAGAGCTTCTTCATTCCATGAATAATTCCACAGCCACGGATGGTCATTTTGCTCTAAAAGTGGACATGGCAAAAGCTTATGATCGGGTAAATTGGAAGTTTTTGGCTGATATGCTAATATTGATGGGGATTCATGGTCATTCTCTTTCACTTATCATGAAGTGT GGATTGTCGATTTTAATGAACCAATATGAACAACAAGGGCTCTATCAGGGTTACCAGATCAACAGATATGCTCTAATGGTAACACATTTGATGTTTGCAGATGATCTTTTCTTTTTTGGTGAAAATTCTAGAATCAACATTATGCACCTGAAAGAAATCCTTAAGCAGTATTCTGATTTATCTGGGAAATTAATCAACTTCAATAAGTCTGCAATTCATTTCAGTAAAGGAAATTCGAAATTTAGAGACAACAGTTTGgtgttgaagaaatga